In Sphingomonas psychrotolerans, the following proteins share a genomic window:
- a CDS encoding PAS domain-containing protein, with the protein MDMARGINEPLDPARRGSNDDAVADRPLDIGADERRMHVRAYNHWVSLLHGRAYPSIEDLDPDNITDFGPHSVLLDFTRGVEDPAIRYLGGMLREECGFTPAIQHVGEVPSRSLLSRLTDHYLQIIANRAPIGFEAEFVGQRGHNTLYRGILMPFSSDGKTIDFIYGVINWKELVDAETQARLNAEVEESRRAAPQNPVAAAVWADGPSAGFESPEPVEAPLHGSSLADQLLLARESAAAARASDTRSRSALYRALSRAYDFARAAEEAPEDYQGLLRDSGLTVQARAPMTPAVKLVFGVDYDKTRVTEFAAVLSYARRQAVPQGGLDAFLEVVEGGIKGVVKAEREHRRPAPKRDVLARAAEEMRSRPPLGHVAIEAGQDEFVVLLARAGNRGLDIVARFADDAALTERAIRKAAA; encoded by the coding sequence ATGGACATGGCTCGCGGCATCAATGAGCCGCTCGACCCGGCCCGGAGGGGCTCGAATGACGACGCCGTCGCCGACCGCCCGCTCGACATCGGCGCCGACGAGCGCCGCATGCACGTGCGCGCCTATAATCACTGGGTCTCGCTGCTCCACGGGCGTGCTTACCCGTCGATCGAGGATCTCGATCCCGACAACATCACCGATTTCGGCCCGCACAGCGTGCTTCTCGACTTCACCCGTGGAGTCGAGGATCCGGCGATCCGCTATCTCGGCGGGATGCTGCGCGAGGAATGCGGCTTCACCCCGGCGATCCAGCATGTCGGCGAAGTGCCGAGCCGGTCGCTGCTCTCGCGGCTGACCGACCATTATCTCCAGATCATTGCGAATCGGGCGCCGATCGGCTTCGAGGCCGAGTTCGTCGGGCAGCGCGGGCACAACACGCTGTATCGCGGCATCCTGATGCCCTTCTCGTCGGACGGCAAGACGATCGACTTTATCTATGGCGTGATCAACTGGAAGGAACTGGTCGACGCCGAGACCCAGGCCCGGCTCAACGCCGAGGTCGAGGAATCACGCCGTGCCGCACCGCAGAACCCGGTCGCCGCCGCGGTCTGGGCCGACGGCCCCAGCGCGGGCTTCGAATCACCCGAACCGGTGGAGGCGCCGCTCCACGGATCGAGCCTTGCCGACCAGCTGCTTCTCGCGCGCGAATCGGCTGCGGCGGCCCGCGCTTCGGATACGCGCAGCCGTTCGGCGCTCTATCGGGCGCTCAGTCGCGCTTATGATTTCGCCCGTGCCGCCGAAGAGGCGCCCGAGGATTATCAGGGGCTGCTTCGCGATTCTGGCCTCACGGTCCAGGCGCGTGCGCCGATGACTCCGGCGGTCAAGCTGGTCTTCGGCGTGGATTACGACAAGACTCGCGTGACCGAATTCGCCGCGGTGCTGAGCTATGCCCGGCGCCAGGCCGTGCCGCAGGGCGGTCTCGACGCCTTTCTCGAAGTCGTCGAAGGCGGCATCAAGGGCGTGGTCAAGGCCGAGCGCGAGCATCGCCGCCCGGCGCCGAAGCGCGACGTCCTCGCGCGCGCCGCGGAGGAGATGCGCAGCCGTCCGCCGCTCGGCCATGTCGCGATTGAGGCCGGGCAGGACGAGTTCGTTGTCCTGCTCGCGCGGGCGGGCAATCGGGGCCTCGATATCGTCGCGCGCTTCGCCGACGATGCGGCGCTCACCGAACGGGCGATCCGCAAGGCCGCGGCCTGA